A single Filimonas effusa DNA region contains:
- a CDS encoding Rv0361 family membrane protein has protein sequence MKQLFLLFLAGFVLAGMVGCKSNGPENTIKKFFHALENKDFAEAKKYATKDSETLLNMLASFPQPADSAKAKKEKNEEINVANVKINGDNATAEVISKDKKAPVTISLKKEEGQWKVAFDKSSVMKMAMDAMPQNGAMPHAAPEVGIDSAVTLPAPVDSTK, from the coding sequence ATGGTTGGCTGTAAGTCAAACGGACCTGAAAACACCATTAAAAAGTTTTTCCACGCACTTGAAAACAAAGATTTCGCTGAAGCGAAAAAGTATGCCACCAAGGATAGCGAAACGCTGTTGAATATGCTGGCTTCTTTCCCGCAGCCTGCCGATTCTGCCAAGGCTAAAAAGGAGAAAAACGAAGAAATTAACGTTGCCAACGTAAAGATCAACGGCGACAATGCTACTGCTGAAGTAATCTCTAAAGACAAAAAAGCACCCGTTACCATTAGCCTCAAGAAAGAAGAAGGCCAGTGGAAAGTTGCTTTCGATAAAAGCTCCGTTATGAAAATGGCAATGGATGCCATGCCTCAAAACGGTGCTATGCCCCATGCAGCGCCTGAAGTTGGTATAGATTCAGCTGTTACGCTGCCAGCCCCTGTTGATTCCACTAAGTAA